One Bufo gargarizans isolate SCDJY-AF-19 chromosome 3, ASM1485885v1, whole genome shotgun sequence DNA segment encodes these proteins:
- the TEX30 gene encoding testis-expressed protein 30: MCVVAAMGDYTEEKMTIPFGEKHLDAMLSLPRDYSGVRYGLILTHGAGGDMNFPQLVSLANYLASHGLLCLRFTCKGLNLVYRTKAYSAALTYMKSNEEYKVAGVFLAGRSMGSRAAASIMRTACEQEDSFIQGLICLSYPLHPPKAKSKLRDEDLLLITKPALFISGSADEMCDKTLMTNVVGKMKAPVKIHWVENANHGLTAKGRTLEDVLPEMNEKTFLWIQQIVKLHTV; this comes from the exons ATGTGTGTGGTGGCAGCCATGGGGGATTACACTGAG GAGAAGATGACAATACCGTTTGGTGAGAAACACCTGGATGCAATGCTTTCTCTACCTAGAGACTACAGTGGAGTTAGATATGGACTTATTCTGACCCATGGCGCTGGAGGTGACATGAACTTCCCACAATTGGTGTCTTTGGCAAATTACCTGGCCTCCCATGGATTGCTGTGTCTGAGATTTACATGTAAAGGCCTTAATTTAGTATACAGAACAAAGGCTTACAGTGCAGCGCTG ACCTACATGAAGTCTAATGAAGAATATAAAGTTGCTGGTGTCTTTCTTGCAG GACGATCGATGGGCTCTCGTGCTGCCGCCTCTATAATGAGAACTGCTTGTGAACAAGAGGACTCCTTTATCCAGGGCCTGATCTGTCTGTCATATCCTCTACACCCTCCCAAGGCAAAAAGCAAGCTGCGAGATGAAGATCTGTTACTGATAACAAAACCAGCCTTGTTCATCTCTGGCTCAGCAGATGAGATGTGTGACAAG ACCTTGATGACTAATGTTGTCGGTAAGATGAAAGCTCCTGTAAAGATCCACTGGGTTGAGAATGCAAATCATGGACTGACAGCCAAAGGGAGAACACTGGAAGATGTGCTGCCTGAAATGAATGAAAAGACTTTCTTGTGGATTCAGCAGATTGTGAAACTACACACAGTTTGA